A genome region from Deltaproteobacteria bacterium includes the following:
- a CDS encoding type II secretion system protein GspF: EGASLSASLSAGHGGRSVIPPVVVHMIGIGEKSGELGPMLVAAADTYEKELEAGIKATLGMLEPLLIVVMGVVVGFIVLAILLPLFELNQVVT; the protein is encoded by the coding sequence GAGGGCGCGAGCCTGTCGGCGAGCCTGTCGGCAGGCCACGGGGGCCGCTCCGTCATACCGCCGGTGGTAGTCCATATGATAGGCATAGGCGAGAAGAGCGGCGAGCTCGGCCCGATGCTCGTCGCGGCGGCCGACACCTACGAAAAAGAGCTGGAGGCGGGCATAAAGGCCACCCTGGGAATGCTCGAGCCGCTCCTCATAGTCGTCATGGGGGTCGTCGTGGGATTCATAGTGCTGGCCATACTGCTGCCGCTCTTCGAGCTCAACCAGGTCGTGACCTGA
- a CDS encoding prepilin-type N-terminal cleavage/methylation domain-containing protein → MSPSAPRREGEGGFTLLEVMIALAIMAGVVVTLLSSLNFHLDVASSRAGVCLAAIIGRAAVEEAAVTGASLAGEGDFGRAFEGYTWKGTAEKTELKGLVRRSFSVRKDGVEEVRFLFYTFEDAR, encoded by the coding sequence ATGAGTCCTTCGGCGCCGCGTAGAGAAGGGGAGGGGGGTTTTACGCTCCTCGAGGTGATGATCGCCCTGGCCATCATGGCGGGCGTGGTCGTTACGCTGCTATCGAGCCTCAACTTCCACCTCGACGTCGCCTCGTCGAGGGCCGGCGTCTGTCTGGCCGCCATCATCGGCAGGGCGGCCGTCGAGGAGGCGGCGGTCACGGGGGCGTCCCTTGCGGGCGAGGGCGACTTCGGCCGGGCCTTCGAGGGCTACACCTGGAAAGGGACGGCCGAGAAGACGGAGCTCAAGGGCCTTGTGCGCCGCAGCTTCTCGGTGCGCAAGGACGGCGTGGAGGAGGTGCGCTTCCTCTTCTACACCTTCGAAGACGCGCGGTGA
- a CDS encoding prepilin-type N-terminal cleavage/methylation domain-containing protein, giving the protein MSVAGRDLPDGVAPALRRKTSGVLGAAPLPPAPAWPPRPGRAGAAGAALSRRKGPFGGAGGRGRRRPGEGGFTLLETLIALALTALVLTALYGTFFIAVRAGDGAAMTGLDAYLQAGRLTDRFCRDVASAVFRPADGATFFTGRKRDVASTVSFTTFGYPTPLSAAPVSDLTAVSYFVDDGPDGASLYREVWSPYVKKKFRVEMVRGVRAFEVTFYNGLAWSKAWDASLEKALPRAVKMRLVLGDMTEVSAVARTRIR; this is encoded by the coding sequence ATGAGTGTGGCTGGAAGAGACCTTCCCGATGGAGTCGCCCCGGCCCTTCGCCGGAAGACTTCCGGTGTCCTCGGGGCTGCGCCGCTTCCGCCTGCGCCTGCCTGGCCGCCGCGGCCCGGGAGGGCGGGGGCGGCCGGAGCCGCGCTGTCAAGGAGAAAAGGCCCCTTCGGCGGGGCGGGCGGCCGGGGACGGCGCAGGCCCGGTGAAGGCGGTTTCACGCTCCTTGAGACGCTCATCGCCCTGGCGCTGACGGCCCTTGTGCTGACGGCGCTCTACGGGACCTTCTTCATCGCCGTGAGGGCCGGCGACGGGGCGGCCATGACCGGGCTCGACGCCTACCTGCAGGCCGGGCGCCTGACCGACCGCTTCTGCCGCGACGTGGCGTCGGCCGTCTTCAGACCCGCCGACGGCGCCACCTTCTTCACGGGCCGCAAAAGGGACGTTGCCTCGACCGTCTCCTTTACGACCTTCGGCTACCCCACTCCACTGAGCGCCGCGCCCGTGAGCGACCTCACCGCGGTGAGCTACTTCGTCGACGACGGGCCCGACGGCGCAAGCCTCTACCGCGAGGTCTGGAGCCCCTACGTGAAGAAGAAGTTCAGGGTCGAGATGGTGCGGGGCGTAAGGGCGTTCGAGGTGACTTTCTATAACGGCCTTGCGTGGTCGAAGGCCTGGGACGCCTCTCTCGAGAAGGCGCTGCCGCGGGCCGTCAAGATGCGCCTTGTGCTCGGGGACATGACGGAGGTGAGCGCCGTTGCGAGGACGAGGATCAGGTAG
- the gspG gene encoding type II secretion system protein GspG — MVVIVILGILAAVIAPRIVGRTDEAKVTEAKVQIKNLETALKLYKLDNGVYPSTEQGLDALVEKPTVGVLPKKWRDGGYLEKRRVPLDPWGNPYVYVSPGLHGDYDILSLGADGVRGGEGYDADIASWEID; from the coding sequence ATGGTGGTCATCGTAATCCTCGGCATCCTGGCCGCCGTCATAGCGCCGCGCATAGTGGGCAGGACCGACGAGGCCAAGGTCACGGAGGCGAAGGTGCAGATAAAGAACCTCGAGACGGCGCTCAAGCTCTACAAGCTCGACAACGGCGTCTATCCTTCGACCGAGCAGGGGCTCGACGCCCTGGTCGAGAAACCCACGGTCGGAGTCCTGCCGAAGAAATGGCGGGACGGGGGCTATCTCGAAAAGCGCAGGGTGCCGCTCGACCCCTGGGGCAACCCCTATGTCTACGTCTCTCCGGGGCTCCACGGCGACTACGACATCCTGAGCCTCGGGGCCGACGGCGTGCGGGGCGGCGAGGGCTACGACGCCGATATCGCAAGCTGGGAGATCGATTGA
- a CDS encoding prepilin-type N-terminal cleavage/methylation domain-containing protein, which yields MSGVGAGRDGAAGAPCGRSGFTLIELMVVVALLGIVLAVVAPRLGLVEDGRMRSTVRRLTGLVTYLGDSAETKKRYYRLWFDIDGERVRVEVSHDAVEFVPAADAALRPFELEGAEIVDVVVAGLGKAAGGEVSTVFAPYGGSLPFKLHVEGAGRVVTIGYNPYTARVELSEGYV from the coding sequence GTGAGCGGAGTGGGCGCAGGTCGTGACGGAGCCGCCGGGGCGCCTTGCGGGCGGTCCGGCTTCACGCTCATAGAGCTCATGGTGGTCGTGGCGCTTCTGGGCATAGTCCTCGCCGTAGTCGCCCCGCGCCTGGGGCTTGTCGAGGACGGCAGGATGAGGAGCACGGTCAGAAGGCTCACGGGCCTTGTGACCTATCTCGGCGACAGCGCCGAGACGAAGAAGCGCTACTACCGCCTCTGGTTCGACATCGACGGGGAGAGGGTGCGGGTGGAGGTCTCGCACGACGCCGTGGAGTTCGTTCCGGCCGCGGACGCTGCGCTGCGTCCCTTCGAACTCGAAGGGGCGGAGATCGTCGACGTGGTCGTCGCCGGTCTCGGCAAGGCGGCGGGCGGCGAGGTCTCCACGGTCTTCGCCCCCTACGGCGGGTCCCTGCCCTTCAAACTCCACGTGGAGGGCGCGGGCAGGGTCGTGACCATAGGCTACAATCCATACACCGCCCGCGTGGAGCTCTCCGAGGGGTACGTGTGA
- a CDS encoding general secretion pathway protein GspK, which yields MGGERGFALVVVLLVTALLVSVVVEFVYAVYVSTSMVANYRDSQRASVLAATGVEMAQAAIEILDRTDPYRVTGGGGIYYAKSDEDTVLELRITDESSRVSLAVVYPATGAVNNRVHDVYSRLLSILGRDPELVETLADWIDVDDEPRLSGAETYDYYATLPDPYRPRNAMPVSVDELYMIKGYTPEVVRTIKPFVTVYGDGLVNINRAGKEVLMALSGDMDESLAERIIEYRASTPFRDRADVMKVPGFETIGFSLQDRIKVRGDTFRVFSRATAGDAVREVEAVIRLGGGVLYWREG from the coding sequence ATGGGCGGAGAGCGGGGGTTCGCCCTCGTCGTGGTGCTTCTCGTCACGGCCCTTCTCGTCTCCGTGGTCGTCGAGTTCGTGTACGCCGTGTACGTCTCTACGTCGATGGTGGCCAACTACCGCGACAGCCAGAGGGCGAGCGTGCTCGCCGCAACGGGCGTGGAGATGGCCCAGGCGGCCATAGAGATCCTCGACAGGACCGATCCCTACCGCGTCACGGGCGGCGGGGGCATCTACTACGCAAAGAGCGACGAGGACACCGTGCTCGAGCTCCGGATAACGGACGAGTCGTCCAGGGTATCGCTAGCCGTGGTCTATCCGGCCACTGGGGCGGTCAACAACAGAGTCCACGACGTCTACTCGCGCCTTCTCTCCATACTCGGCCGGGACCCGGAGCTCGTGGAGACGCTGGCCGACTGGATAGACGTGGACGACGAGCCGAGGCTCTCCGGCGCGGAGACCTACGACTACTACGCAACGCTGCCCGACCCCTACAGGCCGCGCAACGCCATGCCCGTGAGCGTCGACGAGCTTTACATGATAAAGGGCTATACGCCCGAGGTCGTGAGGACGATAAAGCCCTTCGTCACGGTCTACGGCGACGGTCTCGTCAACATCAACCGGGCCGGCAAGGAGGTGCTGATGGCGCTCTCCGGGGATATGGACGAGTCGCTCGCCGAGAGGATAATCGAGTACAGGGCCTCCACTCCGTTCAGGGACCGCGCCGACGTGATGAAGGTGCCGGGGTTCGAGACCATAGGGTTTTCCCTGCAGGACAGGATAAAGGTCAGGGGCGATACCTTCCGGGTCTTCTCGCGGGCCACGGCCGGCGACGCCGTGCGCGAGGTGGAGGCGGTGATAAGGCTCGGCGGCGGCGTGCTCTACTGGAGGGAGGGCTGA